The genome window AAGCAGGTGGAAGAAGTGGCAGAAAAAGCTGCACGTATCTGTAAAGCAGATACTGTCACCCAGGTCTGCAAACATTTCCCGCAAATGCAGGGGCATATGGGAGAACAACTGGCTATCCATTTGGGTGAGCCTGATGTTGTTGGCGTTGCAATCCGGGAACACTTGTGTCCGGGCACCTACTGCTCCAAATTGCCGCATACTTTGGTTGGAGCTGTGTTGGGCATTGCCGACCGACTCGATGATATCTGCGGTTACTACCATCTAGATGAGTTGAGTTTTTCCCGCTATCGGGAGGTAAAGCAGTTATTTGACCAGATAATCCAGATTGTCGACAGCGTTGCCCTCGATTTATCGCTGGCCCGTTTGCTACGTTTTTCTTTGTCTCTTTATGAATCTCAGGGGCTTGTTCCCTGGCAGCGTAAAGACCTTGACAAATTGTTAAAGATATTTCTTGAACGCTTGGGTGCATATCTTCGACAGCAAAATTATGGGGAAAAGAGCATCCGTGCGCTACTGGCAGTTAGGCCGACCAATGTCTATACAGCAATAGAAAGAGTGAAATTGCTTGATTCAGGTGAAGAAAGGGATTTGGTGGATGATTGTATAGCTGTGGCCGCTATGGTGGAAAAAAACTGTCCCAGAGGCTATAATTATGAAGAGTCAGCCCGGGAATTTTTGGAGACAAGCGCTGAAAAGGACTTGTTTGAATTGCTTCTGGTTCTCAAAGATGAGGTAGAATCAGAACTTGAGCAACGCAAATTCCGACAGGCACTGGCTGGATTAGCCAGGTTGAAAAATCCGCTGGCCCGATTCACTGAAAGTGTCCATCTAGATTTCGATGATATGCCTGTTACCATGAACCGCCTGGGGCTGTTGAGCGAAATCAGAGAGTTGTTATGGGAATTTGCCGATTTTACAAAACTGGAACCTACGGAGGTGTAAAATATGCCTGAACCCGGTATCGTTCAAATTTATACTGGTAACAGCAAAGGCAAGACGACGGCTGCCATAGGACAAACTATCCGCGCAATCGGGCACGGTTGGCGCGCAGCGTTTATTCAGTTTATGAAGGGCAGTAGTTACTATGGAGAGCTTACAACATTGACGAAGTTGGCGCCGGCTGTTGAGGTTTGGCAATATGGACGCATATGTTCCCATAATGCATTGATTAAGCAAGGAGAAAGCGATTGCCTGGCCTGTGGTCAATGTTTTGTCGAGAAAGGCAAAGCGACTGATTTTGACCACTTTTACTCAAAGAAAGCTGTGGAGCGTAGCCTCAACATAGTCGGCGGTGGCGAGTTCCAATTAGTTGTTCTGGATGAAATCCTTAATGCTGTTTACTTTGAATTGGTAACTGAAGCCACCGTCCATGAAATCATTGATAAAAAACCAGCCTCGGTGGAGCTGATTCTCACGGGTCGAAACCTGACTGATTCGATTGCAGAGCGGGCACAGTTAATTACCGAAATGAAACAGGTGCGACACCCTTATGAAGTTGGCATTCCGGCCAGAAGAGGGATTGAATATTAATGAATGAGCAGTTCCTTGACCGGGTGGAAGGTCTGGCAATCCGTGCTGTGCTTGGATTACTATTGCTGCTGGTCATTTTTCAGTACGTTTTGAGCGTGCCTGCATGCGCTCGCAACCTTATATTGTTGGAGAAGTTTGAGGGGACTGATTATGTGTGGATGGAATGATAAGTGGGGCAATTAGGGGCGCCACGGCGCCGGTGGAAAATACTCGTCAGAGTATCGCCACTGCCGCGGTGGAACTGGTAAGTCAGATCTGCCTCAGAAATCAGCTGCAAAGCGCTGATATTGTATACATAATGTTTTCCGCAACCCAGGATTTGGACGCCGCATACCCTGCCGAGGCGGTTAGGGCTGTCGGCTTTCAGCAGGTTCCTATGTTTTGTGTCCAGGAAATGCATGTAGTAAATTCACTGGCCGCCTGCCTCCGAGTTTTGGTAGTCACAAACAAGCCAGGGGAGTACCGGCCTCAGCATGTTTACTTGGGTGCAGCCCAGGGGTTGCGTCCGGATCTGGTGGAGGAATAAGCAATGAGCAGATACATGTATGAAAAACACTATCCTGGTCACAAGTCGGTATTTAAGCTCAATGATATTGCCATTGGCGAAGACTTTGTCATTGCAGCCGGACCTTGCGCCGTTGAGAGTGAACAGCAGTTGAAGGCGGTAATAAACCAAATTTACCCCTATGTCCATGTGGTCAGGGGAGGCCTATTTAAGGCGAGAACCTCTCCCCACGCTTTTAGCGGTGTCGGCAGCAGCGGAATTGATTGGTTGACAGAGGTCAGCCAAAAATATGACAAGCCCGTGGTTGTTGAGGCTCTTGATAGAGAACAATTAGCGCTATTGGCTCCCAAAATAGATATCATTCAGATTGGCGCCCGTAACATGTATAATTACCCTTTGTTGGCGGCGGCTGCGGCCACAGAACGGATTATCTTGCTTAAGCGGCACTTTGCAGCCACTGTGGACGAGTTATTGTTGGCTGCCGAGCATATACTCACCCAGGGTAATCCCAATGTCATTCTTTGTGAACGTGGAATCAGGACATTTGAAACAAGGACTCGTAATTGCCTCGATTTGGGCGCGGTTGCAGCTTTGAAGCAATTAACGCATTTGCCGATTTTTGTGGACCCTTCCCATGCCGCCGGCGATGCCAGTCTTGTCCCCCCATTATGCCGTGCTGCTGTGGCCGCCGGCGCAGACGGGTTATTGCTTGAGGTGCATCAGGCGCCTGCCAAGGCGCTGTCGGATGGCCCCCAATCGCTGACCCCCAGCCAACTGAAGCAGATATGTGTTGACGTTAATGCAATCCTGTCTGGAGTTTTTTGCAGGGATTCAAGAATTAACGTCGAATTTTAAAGGGTAGGACAAATGGAGGTTGGCAATGAGGACAAATAAAATTTCTGTTGTATTTGACGGACCGGCGGGGGTGGGCAAGAGCACTATTGCCAAAACCCTGGCTTACCGGTTAAACTTTCAATATATCGATACCGGGGCTATGTACCGGACAGCCACACTATTGGCGTTGGAGCATAGTTTGCCCCTGGAAGCGGACAGTGAACGTGCTATCGTCGATTTGGTTACAGCATATATGTTCCGGTTTGTGCCTGATTGCACAGGCAGCTTTCGCACCTATTATGGCGGGCGTGATGTCAGTGAGCTTATTCGCAGCGAAGCAGTTTCCGCCGGAGTATCACTGGTGGCCAAGCTGCCAGGCGTGCGCAACGCGCTTACTGAAATCCAGCGGCAATTGGCTGCCGAAAGTGATGTTGTAATGGAAGGTCGGGATATAGGCACAGTGGTTCTGCCCCACGCGAGATATAAGTTTTTTCTCACTGCTTCCGCGGATAAACGTGCGGAGCGACGCTATTTAGAATTGAAGCAAACATCTGAGGAAGTAAGTTTGGAGGCAGTCCGAACAAATATCTTAACCCGGGACCATCTTGACAGCACCAGGGCTGTGGCGCCGCTTTCTATTCCCGAGGATGCAATTGTGATTGACACCACCGAACTGACTATTCCCGAGGTTCTGGATAAAGTGCTTTCTGTGGTGAATAAGTGCTAGTTTTGCCAAATGCCCGAATTTGTTATATAATCTTAGTTAGTTTCAGACATGGAGAATTGTAAAAATGAAGGTAATTATTTCAGAGTATGCAGGTTTTTGCCCGGGAGTAAAACGGGCGCTAAAAAAAGCAGAAGACGTCGCCGCGGTAGGCCCGGTGCTGACTCATGGCCCCCTGGTTCATAACACCGATATGCTTGCCCATCTTGAGGCCAAAGGGATAAAGGCCGCGGAGGATTTTCAACAGGGAACAGACACTGTTGTCCTGCGTTCCCATGGAGTGGGGCCTGAGGTCGCCGATGATTTGGCCGCCAAGGGATACAATGTAATTGATGGCACCTGCCCGTATGTGACCCGGATTCATAATCTTGTTCGGGATATTAGTCGACAGGGTAAGCACATAGTTATAATTGGTAAAGATGATCACCCGGAAGTTGAAGGTATAAAGGGTTGGTCAGAATCCAGCCTGACTGTGGTGGATAGTATCGAAGATGCCGAAGGAGCCAGCATCCCTATACCGGCTGCAGCTGTTATTCAAACGACCTACAACCTGGATAAATTAAAGGATATTCTAAAGATTCTTCGCTCCCGTTACCCGGATTTGGACATAATTGATACGATATGTCCAACCACAAAAGATCGCCAACGGGAGGTCGCCCAATTGGCGGCTAAAGTAGATTTGATGTTGGTTATTGGCGGCGCCAACAGTTCTAATACAAGAGAGTTAGTTAACATTTGTTCGCAATCCGGTGTTCCGACACATCATATACAAAACAAATCGCAGCTTGAGCTCAACTGGTTTAATAACATCCAAACCGTTGGCATTGCTGCCGGTGCGTCTACACCGGAATGGATTATAAGGGAGGTAGTTGACGTGGTGAATGAAATTAATAATGATGGCGTTGAAACAAAGGAGGAGACCAGCGAAATTTTGGAACAAGAAACTAAACCGATCGCGGTTGGCGATATAGTAGTTGGCGAGGTTGTTCAGGTGAATCCAGACGAAATCCTGGTCGATGTTGGCTACAAGTTGGAAGGTCTTATCCGTAAAGATGAGCTGTCCTTCCGTCGGGTGGACGACTGCAGCGAATTGGTCGCTGTTGGCGACTCCATCGAAGCGGAAGTGACCAAGCTGTCTGATGATTTACTGGAGATGTCAGCCCGTAAGGTTGCCCAGTCCAAAGCCTGGACCAAGGTCAAAGAGGCTTTCGAAAACCAGACACCCCTTACCGCTCCTGTAGTTGAAGTGGTAAAGGGCGGCCTGATTGTCGACTTGGGGTTGAGAGGGTTTATGCCTGCTTCCTTGGTTGACTTGCGTTTCGTTGAAGACCTCAACCAATTTGTTGGTCAGGAAGTGACCATCTTGGTCATTGAGTTGGAACGCCGACGCAACAAGGTTATTGTCTCCAGGAAGGCGTATCTGCTCAAAGAACTGGAAGAAAAGAAATCCGAGACTCTGGCCAATTTGGAAGAAGGCTCGGTAGTCAAAGGGATCGTCCGCCGACTCACCAATTTTGGCGCATTTGTCGACATTGGCGGTATCGACGGCCTGATTCATATTTCCGAACTGGCCCATAATCGGGTGGAACATCCCAGTGAAGTTCTCTCCGAGAACCAAGAGGTCGACGTCTATGTCCTCAAGGTCGATCCTGAGGAAGAACGGGTATCCTTAAGCCTGAAAGAAACCTTGCCTGATCCCTGGACTCAAATTGGCAAAGAATTTAAAGCCGGGGACGTTGTAGAAGGTAAGGTTGTCCGTCTTGCCGATTTTGGCGCTTTTGTGGAGCTGATTCCCGGCGTCGACGGTCTGGTGCATGTATCCCAGATTTCTGAAGAACATGTGGAGAAACCCGGAGATGTGTTGAGTGTTGGTGAGGATGTTAAGGTTAAAATCCTTGACATTGATACACAGGCAAAGCGGGTAAGTCTCAGCATTCGGGAAGCAACTCGCACCCCGCGTAAACCAGCCAAAGAAGAAAAGTCCCAAGAGCAGGGTTCAATTGGGGTTACTATCGGCGAACGGCTTGGCAATTTGTTTGACCAGTCGGATGAGTAAATTTAGAGCTCAAAGAAAGCATGAACATCTGGCCCTTGCCCTACAAGGGTCCAGATGTTCTTTTGCTACATACTTCGATGACATTCAGCTTCCCCATGATTGTCTGACGACGGTTAACCCCGGTGAGGTTGATCTTTCTGGCAGCCTATGCGGTTATCCGGTTGATGTTCCTTTTTTTATTAACGCGATTACCGGTGGCACCCTGCGCACGATGACTGTCAACATGAATTTGGCTCAGGTCGCCAAGCGCTTCCAAGTACCAATGGCCGTTGGGTCACAAACGGCGGCCTTAGACAATAAACGTATGGAGAAGACATTCCGGATAGTCCGAAAACTCAATCCCCATGGACTAATTATGGCCAATGTCAGCGCCAGTACCCCGCCGGCACTGGCATTGCGAGCGGTAGATATGCTGGATGCCCAGATTTTGCAGCTTCATCTAAACCCTGCTCAGGAGTTTATTATGCCAGAAGGAGACAGGCCTAAATCGGGGTTGCTGAACAATATCGCAGAAATTTGTTCCCGCGCATCGGTTCCTGTTATTGTTAAGGAAGTGGGCTTTGGGATTTTGCCTGCTCAATATAAACAATTGACTACGCTCGGCGTCCAGGGCATCGATATCAGCGGGACAGGCGGGACAAATTTTGCCGTGATCGAGGGCCGACGCAACTGCGGCGATTGGTGGCGGCCGTTTACCAACTGGGGCTATCCCACCCCGGTCTGCGTTGCTCTTTGTGCTCCGCTTAAAACCACGGGGGTCGATTTAGTCGCTTCCGGAGGGATAACCGATGGGTTGAAGAGCTTAAAGCTGCTGGCGTTGGGGGCCGATTCCACAGGAATAGCCGGGCATTATGTGCAGTTGCTCATACGGCAGGGCCCCGAGGCGGCTAATTTGTTTACAGCTAACTTAATCCGCCAGCTGCGAGTGGGGTTAGCATTGATGGGACTAAAATCCATCGGCGAACTGCGCAATCAAAAACCTCATATTGGCGGTAAGCTGGCGGCGCTGCTGGCTTGTTACTCACAAAACAAGGTCTGACGACCTTGTTTTTTTTAATCCAAAATGGTGCAACCTAAGATAAGGAATCGAAGGGAGGAAGCGAACTTGAATTTAAGTCCGTTGGTGTTAACAATTCTGGCGGCACTGATTTTTCTGGGTCTCCTCCAGAGGACTCTCGACAGAATGCGGCTCAGTGATCGTGCGGCCTTGGTGATAATCGGATTAATGTTTGTTGGCACTTACTTGCCGGATATAGCTATCGGATTATTGCGGATAAACATTGGCGGAGCGCTTGTGCCGCTGGCGATGATTATTTATTTGGTTGGCACGGCCGATACCAGGATTGAGCAAATCCGAGCTGTTTTGGCGATAATCGCCACCACAGTCGCCATTTTGGTTGTGGATCGTGTGTTACCCCAGGAGCCGGGAGTTATGTTTTTAGACCCGATGTATGCCTACGGGATTGTTGCCGGTATAATCGGCTATCTGGCAGGCCGGTCGCGGCGCTCAGCGTTTGTTGGCGCCACTGCCGGGGTGCTTTTGGCGGATTCTTTAGTGGCGTTTTGGCGAATCCCCCTGGGAATGGTTCAGTACATCGGCGGCGCTGGAATATTTGATTCGACTTTAATTGCCGGCGTGCTTGCTGTTGGCACTGCTGAACTGATTGGGGAAAGCAGGGAACTTGTGGCGCCGGATGAGCGCAGAAAGGGGAAGGAATAATGGAGGGCTATATTTCCACCGTAATCATTGCCGGCATCCTTGGCGGTTTGCTACGCATTCTGATTTTACGTTCTGATTACCGCCAATACCCGACATATCCCCATGGTTATATCTCACATATGTCCCTGGGGTTCATTGCAGCCGGTCTTGGAGCTGTGGCATTGCCAGCCCTGTTGGCGGAAGAATATGTGGCAGTTACTTTTCTTGCACTGGCAGCCCAGCAATTCCGGGATATTCGCAATATTGAACGGGAGACTTTGTCCAACCTTGATAAGCGGGAGTTGGTGCCCCGGGGAGACCACTTTATCGAAGGTATCGCCCGCGCATTTGAAGCCCGGAACTTTATGGTAATGGGCTGTTCTTTGGCCCTTAGCATCCTGGACATCTTGCTCTTGGACGGCCAGCCATTAGTCGTCCGAATAGGGGTAATGGCCGGCGCCGCCGCTCTGCTCTTATTCTTCATGACAAAGGTCATGGAAGGTAAACGGCTTGGCCACATAGCTAAGGTCAAAATCGGGGAAATACGCTTCGAGGGACCAAATTTATTTGTTGATGATGTGCACTTCATGAACCTTGGTTTGGAAGAAATTAAAGAGGTTTATCTGGAGCATGGATTGGGACTGATAATCGAACCGCGAAGTATGGATTCGGCGGCCACGCTTGCCAATACCGGTCAACGCCAGGCGATTGCCCATATATGCGCAATGTTGTTGGGAGTCTATAAAGATGTGGATACAGCCGAGTTTACGCCTTTGGTGCGCAGACAGGTGGAAACAGGTAAATTGGGCTTGGTGATTGTACCGGATTTCCGGGATGAAACTGCGCTATTGAAAGCAGTGGAAAAAATCCCCGTGCTGGAAGGGTCGGTATCCCGGCCCAGTGAGACCAGTTCTGGACAGGAGCGAAGACCAAATGAAGGTTGATTTAACAAAAGCAATTTTGGCAACCGTTGTTCTAGAATCGAGCAAGGACAAAGTTGCATCCCCTGGTTTAGGGCCAGTATTTGTTGCTGAAAACAAAGAAGAACAACAAAAGATTTCCATGTATCTCTCTCGAATCATGGAGGCGGTGGCCCATGACCTTGAGAACGACGTAATGGTTGTAGTAAAACATTGACTTTCCCGGGCAATCACAAAATTCGACCTTTTGCGGATGAATTCGACGGTGGTGGTGACAGAAATCAAGAAAATTATTATTTATCACTGCTACGGCGGTTCACATTCGTCGGCAGTTGCTGCCGCTTTGCATACCGGACTGCTAAAGCCAGAGCAGGCAGTTTCGGACAATTATTTGTTGAGCCTGCCGTATTTTGATACACAAAAAGCAGATGACCATGGAGTGCTGCAATTTGTGGGCACTGATGAGAACGGAAATTTGGTGTTTTCGGTCGGCCTGGAAACGGTAGGGCCGTCTGTGATTACTGCATTAAAAGCTACGCTGGCGATATTTGGCCAGCATTATCAGCATATGCATTTTATCGACACACTGCCGGCGGTAAATCTCTGGATGAAATTGGGCGGGGTGTGTTCCAGGGCGCTGGGACTTAAACAGATTGGTCGACCACTGGTTACGTACGGAGTCAAAAAGGCGATATACGATTTGCAAAAGATAGTTGACGTGGTTAAGGAGGAGAGGATTTGATTTATATTTACCATTGTTATCGGGGGGCGCATATGTCGGTAGTTGCAGCAGCCATACATTTGGAGAAACTGCCGGACAACCCTGGAGCTGATGATATTTTGCGCTTAGATTATTTCGATTGTCTGCAGAGAGTAGATTTTGGAGTTCCTGTATTTGCCGGACGCGATAATGCAGACAATAAAGTATATTTTGTTGGCATTAACGGCGGCAGCTTGGTCTTTTCCCGGCTGCTGGACAGCATAATCGGCGAGTTGGGGATTGATCTCCACTACAAACTGGTTGACTGTCTGCGGGCAATCGGTCCCTGGACGCGAATCGGCGGCTATTTGTCTAACTATCCACGGAGCCGTGATTTTGGGAGGCGACTTGCGGCCCGGGAAATTGCACGCAATTACCACAAACTGCGGGATATGGTTTTACAAGCGCGGGCTGAACAAGTATAATTTGGTAAGGTCAGCTTTTGTCGTTAGGAGTGAGTGGATTGCTAAGAGTCGCAAGAGCAGCGCCGGCAGGCATCGGGTGGGAGTTGGGCATTGCTCC of Bacillota bacterium contains these proteins:
- a CDS encoding glycine--tRNA ligase subunit beta gives rise to the protein MQLQSNLLIELSFDGLGYRRVPKAAELLFEAVKQSMLKHEIEYSRSELYFSVRRIVVWLNSGEPEEQIISQSTIEIALGDALNQFKRCLSDCWEQVVNVLALYGDELLAVRLSDFEVANWTPDNTGQLLEITSVESYWALMESQGVLIDNREREDYLRKLLAEGAAELGGEISAESLLNEVLISVEKPEVIKVTFPQQHLQFPEQLLRIVLLDNNVFPLYRDGELICRGLVVVDADTVDDERFQALLDKSLAHIANIYHRDLNLKPAVREQMLRATAYKTGLGSLWDKQKRILKQSITIIDLLDAGKQVEEVAEKAARICKADTVTQVCKHFPQMQGHMGEQLAIHLGEPDVVGVAIREHLCPGTYCSKLPHTLVGAVLGIADRLDDICGYYHLDELSFSRYREVKQLFDQIIQIVDSVALDLSLARLLRFSLSLYESQGLVPWQRKDLDKLLKIFLERLGAYLRQQNYGEKSIRALLAVRPTNVYTAIERVKLLDSGEERDLVDDCIAVAAMVEKNCPRGYNYEESAREFLETSAEKDLFELLLVLKDEVESELEQRKFRQALAGLARLKNPLARFTESVHLDFDDMPVTMNRLGLLSEIRELLWEFADFTKLEPTEV
- a CDS encoding cob(I)yrinic acid a,c-diamide adenosyltransferase, which translates into the protein MPEPGIVQIYTGNSKGKTTAAIGQTIRAIGHGWRAAFIQFMKGSSYYGELTTLTKLAPAVEVWQYGRICSHNALIKQGESDCLACGQCFVEKGKATDFDHFYSKKAVERSLNIVGGGEFQLVVLDEILNAVYFELVTEATVHEIIDKKPASVELILTGRNLTDSIAERAQLITEMKQVRHPYEVGIPARRGIEY
- the aroH gene encoding chorismate mutase produces the protein MDGMISGAIRGATAPVENTRQSIATAAVELVSQICLRNQLQSADIVYIMFSATQDLDAAYPAEAVRAVGFQQVPMFCVQEMHVVNSLAACLRVLVVTNKPGEYRPQHVYLGAAQGLRPDLVEE
- the aroF gene encoding 3-deoxy-7-phosphoheptulonate synthase; translation: MYEKHYPGHKSVFKLNDIAIGEDFVIAAGPCAVESEQQLKAVINQIYPYVHVVRGGLFKARTSPHAFSGVGSSGIDWLTEVSQKYDKPVVVEALDREQLALLAPKIDIIQIGARNMYNYPLLAAAAATERIILLKRHFAATVDELLLAAEHILTQGNPNVILCERGIRTFETRTRNCLDLGAVAALKQLTHLPIFVDPSHAAGDASLVPPLCRAAVAAGADGLLLEVHQAPAKALSDGPQSLTPSQLKQICVDVNAILSGVFCRDSRINVEF
- a CDS encoding (d)CMP kinase, with translation MRTNKISVVFDGPAGVGKSTIAKTLAYRLNFQYIDTGAMYRTATLLALEHSLPLEADSERAIVDLVTAYMFRFVPDCTGSFRTYYGGRDVSELIRSEAVSAGVSLVAKLPGVRNALTEIQRQLAAESDVVMEGRDIGTVVLPHARYKFFLTASADKRAERRYLELKQTSEEVSLEAVRTNILTRDHLDSTRAVAPLSIPEDAIVIDTTELTIPEVLDKVLSVVNKC
- a CDS encoding bifunctional 4-hydroxy-3-methylbut-2-enyl diphosphate reductase/30S ribosomal protein S1; the encoded protein is MKVIISEYAGFCPGVKRALKKAEDVAAVGPVLTHGPLVHNTDMLAHLEAKGIKAAEDFQQGTDTVVLRSHGVGPEVADDLAAKGYNVIDGTCPYVTRIHNLVRDISRQGKHIVIIGKDDHPEVEGIKGWSESSLTVVDSIEDAEGASIPIPAAAVIQTTYNLDKLKDILKILRSRYPDLDIIDTICPTTKDRQREVAQLAAKVDLMLVIGGANSSNTRELVNICSQSGVPTHHIQNKSQLELNWFNNIQTVGIAAGASTPEWIIREVVDVVNEINNDGVETKEETSEILEQETKPIAVGDIVVGEVVQVNPDEILVDVGYKLEGLIRKDELSFRRVDDCSELVAVGDSIEAEVTKLSDDLLEMSARKVAQSKAWTKVKEAFENQTPLTAPVVEVVKGGLIVDLGLRGFMPASLVDLRFVEDLNQFVGQEVTILVIELERRRNKVIVSRKAYLLKELEEKKSETLANLEEGSVVKGIVRRLTNFGAFVDIGGIDGLIHISELAHNRVEHPSEVLSENQEVDVYVLKVDPEEERVSLSLKETLPDPWTQIGKEFKAGDVVEGKVVRLADFGAFVELIPGVDGLVHVSQISEEHVEKPGDVLSVGEDVKVKILDIDTQAKRVSLSIREATRTPRKPAKEEKSQEQGSIGVTIGERLGNLFDQSDE
- a CDS encoding type 2 isopentenyl-diphosphate Delta-isomerase; protein product: MSKFRAQRKHEHLALALQGSRCSFATYFDDIQLPHDCLTTVNPGEVDLSGSLCGYPVDVPFFINAITGGTLRTMTVNMNLAQVAKRFQVPMAVGSQTAALDNKRMEKTFRIVRKLNPHGLIMANVSASTPPALALRAVDMLDAQILQLHLNPAQEFIMPEGDRPKSGLLNNIAEICSRASVPVIVKEVGFGILPAQYKQLTTLGVQGIDISGTGGTNFAVIEGRRNCGDWWRPFTNWGYPTPVCVALCAPLKTTGVDLVASGGITDGLKSLKLLALGADSTGIAGHYVQLLIRQGPEAANLFTANLIRQLRVGLALMGLKSIGELRNQKPHIGGKLAALLACYSQNKV
- a CDS encoding DUF1614 domain-containing protein, which gives rise to MVQPKIRNRREEANLNLSPLVLTILAALIFLGLLQRTLDRMRLSDRAALVIIGLMFVGTYLPDIAIGLLRINIGGALVPLAMIIYLVGTADTRIEQIRAVLAIIATTVAILVVDRVLPQEPGVMFLDPMYAYGIVAGIIGYLAGRSRRSAFVGATAGVLLADSLVAFWRIPLGMVQYIGGAGIFDSTLIAGVLAVGTAELIGESRELVAPDERRKGKE
- a CDS encoding DUF3189 family protein translates to MRMNSTVVVTEIKKIIIYHCYGGSHSSAVAAALHTGLLKPEQAVSDNYLLSLPYFDTQKADDHGVLQFVGTDENGNLVFSVGLETVGPSVITALKATLAIFGQHYQHMHFIDTLPAVNLWMKLGGVCSRALGLKQIGRPLVTYGVKKAIYDLQKIVDVVKEERI
- a CDS encoding DUF3189 family protein — protein: MIYIYHCYRGAHMSVVAAAIHLEKLPDNPGADDILRLDYFDCLQRVDFGVPVFAGRDNADNKVYFVGINGGSLVFSRLLDSIIGELGIDLHYKLVDCLRAIGPWTRIGGYLSNYPRSRDFGRRLAAREIARNYHKLRDMVLQARAEQV